ATGACGGCATTTGTGAACGAAGAGGTGGAGGCAGTACCAGCAAGGTCCGCAGTGCGGTTCTCACGGCTAGAGGCAATGGTGGAAAGCACGGCCTTCTCGATCCGGCCGGCGTGCTCGTGCAAGCCCATGTGATTCAACATCATAACGGAGGAGAGCAATAGCGCGGTTGGGTTGGCGCGGTTCTGGCCAGCGATGTCCGGCGCCGAACCGTGGACGGCCTCAAAGATAGAGACCTGGTGCCCAATATTGGCGGAGGGGGTGAGACCAAGCGAGCCGGCAGAAAGCCCACTGTTCAGGTCAGATAGAATGTCGCCGTACAGGTTGGGGCAGACGGCGACGACGTCCTTGTACGCCTCTGGCTTCGTGACCACGTTGAGGACGGTGTTGTCGAGCAGCTCGGTCTGCAGCTCAATGTCCGGGTATTCGCGGCCCAGCTCCTGCGCAACGTTCACGAACAGCCCATCGGCCAGCCGCTGGATGGTGGACTTGTGCACCACCACAACCTTGGGCCGCCCCACGGTCCTCGCGTACTCGAACGCGTAGCGGATCACGCGCTCGGACGCCTCGCGCGTGATAAGCTTGATCGACTGCACCACGCCCGGCGATACCACGTGCTCAATCCCGGAGTACTCGCCTTCCGTGTTCTCCCGGATCAGCACCAGGTCCACGTCTGAGTATGTCGTCTTGTAGCCCTCGATCGACTTCGCCGGGCGCACGTTCGCAAACAGCCCGAAGGTCTTACGTAGCGTCAAGTTCAGCGACCGGTGGCCCTTGCCGATGGGCGTTGCCAGCGGCCCCTTCAGCGCCACTAGGTTCTTGTTAATCGACGCCACCGCAGGCTCGGGGATCGTCGTCAGCCCGTTCACCAGAAGGGGCGTCACGTCGCAGTACTCCCACTCGACTGGCACAGACGCCGCCGAGAAGATGTCCTTGAC
This is a stretch of genomic DNA from Eremothecium gossypii ATCC 10895 chromosome VI, complete sequence. It encodes these proteins:
- the IDH2 gene encoding isocitrate dehydrogenase (NAD(+)) IDH2 (Syntenic homolog of Saccharomyces cerevisiae YOR136W (IDH2)), producing the protein MLRQKLFQGSRRWLASVRQPSIGRYAGKPNAAGKYTVSFIEGDGVGPEISQSVKDIFSAASVPVEWEYCDVTPLLVNGLTTIPEPAVASINKNLVALKGPLATPIGKGHRSLNLTLRKTFGLFANVRPAKSIEGYKTTYSDVDLVLIRENTEGEYSGIEHVVSPGVVQSIKLITREASERVIRYAFEYARTVGRPKVVVVHKSTIQRLADGLFVNVAQELGREYPDIELQTELLDNTVLNVVTKPEAYKDVVAVCPNLYGDILSDLNSGLSAGSLGLTPSANIGHQVSIFEAVHGSAPDIAGQNRANPTALLLSSVMMLNHMGLHEHAGRIEKAVLSTIASSRENRTADLAGTASTSSFTNAVIERL